One region of Miscanthus floridulus cultivar M001 chromosome 19, ASM1932011v1, whole genome shotgun sequence genomic DNA includes:
- the LOC136526431 gene encoding uncharacterized protein, translating into MSCVLLSVLPLVTASSAFAFILLRHMHSVSDISFLFDDELKCLHGSTEDDMCEEGDCEEGYQAGTESEQENGEDVVSNGEVAFNPINETYNSIRDFVTIFSDTIAREDFLRGRGFDDDDFVRGIDDTELNGFELSNGENGDIQFQDEVPDEASKYGDDIENIPANVNVEDGQSEEDGHHELNKASAAEGRCCNDNTESETDGYACPTTLGDCGCAKQEIAQEISERYLAQAGVAYKKSYNKFLCDERTTQLMKNYFTSCSNLSILCSFFERYRTNKNMKGTDCRKPRDMGAVEIAMRTASHRKGEHIFEPILGMVFDSKEECYEFYNMYSWEYGLGIIYNKSRPTKDPDFRTRQEFCCDKAVSVKANTFDTSNCFSDDIIKTLSFFVCCYSRVKTGVLVALPRRLTAMFVCWF; encoded by the exons ATGTCATGTGTCCTCCTGTCAGTGTTACCCTTGGTAACAGCCTCTAGCGCCTTTGCATTCATCCTTCTTCGCCATATGCATTCTGTATCTGATATATCATTCTTATTTGATGATGAGTTGAAATGCTTGCATGGTAGTACAGAAGATGATATGTGTGAAGAGGGGGATTGTGAAGAAGGATATCAGGCAGGAACAGAATCTGAACAAGAGAATGGCGAGGATGTAGTTTCAAATGGAGAAGTTGCCTTCAACCCTATTAACGAGACATATAATTCAATTAGGGATTTTGTTACTATCTTTAGTGACACAATTGCAAGGGAAGACTTCTTGCGTGGCAGGGGTTTTGATGATGATGACTTCGTTCGAGGGATAGATGACACAGAGCTTAATGGGTTTGAATTGAGCAATGGTGAAAATGGTGATATTCAATTCCAGGATGAAGTACCTGACGAAGCAAGTAAATATGGTGATGATATAGAAAATATCCCTGCTAATGTGAACGTGGAGGATGGACAATCAGAAGAAGATGGGCACCATGAGCTCAATAAAGCAAGTGCAGCGGAAGGGAGATGTTGTAATGATAATACAGAATCTGAAACCGATGGATACGCATGCCCaaccacacttggtgattgcgggTGTGCCAAGCAGGAAATAGCGCAAGAGATATCTGAAAGGTATCTAGCCCAAGCAGGGGTGGCTTACAAGAAGAGCTATAATAAATTTCTATGTGATGAAAGGACAACCCAACTAATG AAAAATTATTTTACATCCTGTAGTAACCTGAGTATCCTCTGTTCTTTTTTTGAAAGGTACCGGACGAATAAGAACATGAAGGGAACTGACTGCAGGAAACCAAGAGATATGGGTGCTGTTGAAATTGCAATGAGAACAGCGAGCCATCGAAAAGGTGAACACATATTTGAGCCGATATTGGGGATGGTTTTTGACTCAAAGGAGGAATGTTATGAATTCTATAATATGTACTCATGGGAATATGGTTTGGGGATTATTTACAATAAAAGCAGACCTACGAAAGATCCAGATTTTAGAACAAGGCAGGAATTTTGCTGCGATAAAGCGGTGAGTGTAAAGGCAAATACATTCGATACTTCTAATTGCTTTAGTGACGATATTATTAAAACCTTGAGTTTTTTTGTTTGTTGTTATTCCAGGGTAAAGACAGGCGTGTTAGTAGCACTACCAAGAAGGTTAACTGcaatgttcgtttgttggttttag